The Alkalihalobacillus sp. TS-13 genomic interval TTGAATCACAGACAAGATACAGCACATCTTCCTTCGAGCGGATGTACTCGTAAAGGGTACCGATGCTGAATCCAGCTGCTTTTGCGATTTCTCTTGTTGTCGTCCGATGGAATCCCTTGTCCTTGAAAAGCGTTACCGCTGCTTTCACCATTTCTTCACGACGCTTTTGTATGAGCTTCTCGTCTTTGACTAGCGAAGGTACTTTCTTTTTCCCCAACGTCATCCCTCTCTCTTAGTCGATATCGTTTATAATTCCATACGCTTTGTAGTCTCACATCTGGTTGATCGTCTAGCGTTCTTTTTTACCTATGTTAAGCTCCAACAATATGTTCGCTGCAGCAGTGTAAGGATCGATTTCTCTCCGTTCGATCTGTTCTCTCCAGTCTCCATCCAGTTGATCCTGCTCTATCTTCTTCATGAGTTCATAATGAACGACTTCCAGCACTTCATCTTGTAAAATACACGTCTTTTTACGTTTGCCTTCTCCGCTTTCCTCAAGGTACTGCAAATGCTTTCGGGCAAGCTCCCAGACGTCTTCAAGACCTTTGTTCTGTGTCGAAATTGTTTTGGCGATCGGGGGACGGTAATCCGCGTCATGCTTGACGAGATCGAGCATCCCTTCGATTTCCGTCATCAATTTCGATACTCCCGGAAGGTCTGCTTTATTGATGATGAACAGGTCCGCAATCTCCATGATTCCAGCTTTGAAAACCTGTACCACATCTCCGCTTCCTGGGTTCAAAACCACGGCTGTCGTGTCAGCCACTTTCATGATATCGAGCTCCGATTGGCCGACTCCGACCGTTTCCACAAGGATGACGTCAAAGCCATAGGCATCCATCATCCGAACCGTCTCTTTGGTGGTCCGCGCGAGTCCGCCAAGACTTCCACGGGTCCCCATACTGCGGATATACACCCCTGGATCTGTAAAATGCTCCGACATCCGTACCCGGTCCCCAAGCAATGCTCCACCGCTGAAGGGACTTGTCGGGTCGACAGCGACGATTCCGATAGTCAAATTTTTTGATCTCAAGAACTGGATGAAGCGATTGACGAGCGAGCTTTTCCCCGCACCCGGAGAACCTGTGATTCCGATGATATGAGCGCCTTTGCCCTGATCATGCAATTCTTTTAAAATCGTGAGTTTATCTGGGTGATCGTTCTCAAGGAAGCTGATTCCTCTCGCTAACGCTCTCACGTCTTTTTCAACTATTTTCTTGGCGAGGTCATGCATGGGTGGTCCTCCTCGTTCGTCAATACTGCTATCAATCTGCCAAAAGCATTCTCGAAATGACAAGTCGCTGGATTTCGTTCGTTCCTTCGTAGATTTGAGTGATTTTCGCATCACGCATGTAACGTTCTACCGGATAGTCCTTTGTATAGCCATAACCACCATACACTTGTACCGCTTCTGTCGTCACTTCCATCGCGATATCACCGGCAAACAGCTTCGACATCGCGGACTCTTTACCATATGGCATGCCTTCGCTCTCTCTCCAAGCTGCTTGATAGGTTAAAAGTCTTGCCGCTTCAACCTTCGTTGCCATGTCCGCTAATTTAAACCCGATTCCCTGCTGTAAACCGATTGGCTTACCGAACTGCTGGCGCTCTTTCGCGTAGCTGGTTGAAGCGTCCAATGCACCCTGGGCGATTCCGACTGCTTGTGCTGCAATCCCGTTACGGCCGCCGTCCAGTGTCTGCATCGCGATTTTAAAACCTTCGCCTTCTTCACCTAGGCGGTTTTCCACCGGTACACGGCAATCTTCAAAAATGATCTCCAATGTCGGGGATGAACGGATGCCGAGTTTCTTTTCCTTTTTACCGAATGAGAATCCAGGCGTTCCTTTTTCCACGATGAATGCGGAGATCCCTTTATGCTTCTTCTCAGCATCGGTTACTGCGAACACGACATAAATTTCAGCGTCTCCACCGTTCGTGATGAAGATTTTTGAGCCGTTCAACACATACTCATCGCCATCAAGATGGGCTGTCGTTTTCATTTTTGCCGCGTCAGATCCGGATCCCGGTTCAGTCAGACCGTATGCACCAAGCTTTTTCCCTTCAGCCATAGGACGTAGGAATTTCTGCTTCTGCTCTTCTGTACCGAACTTATAGACCGGCCAGCCTGCAAGTGACGTATGTGCAGATAGGGTTACCCCTGTCGACGCACAGACACGTGATAATTCTTCTACCGCAATGACGTAGCTCATGTAATCCGAACCGATTCCGCCGTATTCTTCCGGCCAAGGAATACCTGTAAGACCGAGCTCTGCCATCTGATCAAATAGCGAACGGTCGAAGCGTTCTTCCTCGTCACGTTCTGCAGCTGTCGGTTCCACCTCGTTCTTCGCAAAATCACGGACCATCTTTCTAAGCATTTCATGTTCTTCTGAAAGTTGAAATTGCATGCTTCCCTCTCCCTTATCCACTGAGTTTTTCTCGATTTATTTGACCACTTTCTGGGTTAATCTGTTCAGTTCTTACGTTAATCTGTTCACTTTTCATGTTAATCTGTTCATTTAATGAAATCGGCTAAACCCGTCACATCTTGCGCCTGTGGTGACTCGGCGTAAAATCACTACGAAGTTGATCAATTCAGAAATCTTGTGACAACGCCGGTACTAGAACACCCTGTACGTCGGAGGACCGGAAAAACCAAGTAACGATGAAATTCGAAGTTTATCATTCGCCGAATCAGCTGTTCATCAAATGCTTGCTGATCACCAATCTCTGTATCTCACTCGTGCCTTCATAGATTTCACAGACTTTCGCATCGCGGAAGAGACGCTCGACAGGGTATTCCTTCGTATAGCCATAACCGCCGTGTACTTGGACTGCTTCAATCGCCGCTTTGGTCGCAATGGTTGAGGCGAAGAGCTTCGCCATGGAGGCATCCTTTCCGCAAGGTTTGCCGAGTGATTTCAGATTCGCAGCTTTATAGGTCATTAGTTTTGCACCTTCAACGTGGGTTGCCATGTCAGCAAGTTTAAATCCGACGCCTTGCTGCAAGCCAATCGGCTTACCAAACTGCTGACGTTCTTTTGCATAGACGGTGGAGTACTCAAGAGCCGCTTCAGCGATTCCCAGTGCCTGAGCAGCGATTCCGATCCGACCGATATCAAGGTTCGCCATCGCGATTTTAAAGCCCATTCCTTCTTCACCAAGACGGTTTTCCACCGGGATCCGGCAATCTTCGAAGATAAGCTGACTTGTGTTCGAACCGTTCAGCCCCATCTTTTTCTCTTTCTTACCGACTTCAAAGCCTGGTGTATCTTTTTCAACGATAAAAGCTGCAATACCACGGCTTCCTTCACCAGGATCCGTCGATGCAAAAACGATATAGACATCCGCTTCTCCAGTGTTCGTGATGAAAACCTTCGATCCGTTCAGAATGTAATGATCTCCATCTCGGACAGCCCTTGTCTTCAATCCGCCTGCATCGGACCCAGCGCTCGGTTCTGTCAGCCCGAATGCCCCAAGATATTGGCCACCCGCGAGCTTCGGCACATATTTTTTCTTCTGTTCTTCAGTTCCGAAGTAATAGATCGGATTCGTCCCTACAGATGTATGCACCGATAAAATGACGCCGACTGTTGCACTGACCCTTGAAAGTTCATTGATCGCGATGATATAGGATGTAAAATCCATCCCTGCCCCACCGTATTCTTCAGGAATCGGAATGCCCATCAACCCGAGCTCACCCATTTTATCAATGACTGCTCTTGGGAATTCGTCCTTTTCATCCATCTCCTCTAAAATAGGGCGGATTTCCGCTTCAGCAAAATCGCGGACCATCTTACGCATCATCTCTTGTTCTTCCGTAAAACGAAGATTCATCGTCCTCCCCCTTTCTATGCACAAAATGCCTAGTTGTACTCATAAAATCCTTTTCCGGTTTTCTTCCCTAGCCAGCCTGCTTTCACATATTTACGCAGCAATGGACATGGGCGGTATTTATCGTCACCGAAACCTTCGTGAAGCGTTTCCATAATATACAGACATGTATCCAGGCCGATGAAATCAGCAAGTGTCAACGGTCCCATTGGGTGATTCATACCAAGTTTCATCACTTCATCAATCGCTTCAGGCTCAGCCACACCTTCATACACTGTGTAGATCGCTTCATTGATCATCGGCATCAGGACACGGTTTGACACGAATCCTGGGAAGTCATTCACTTCAACAGGTACTTTATTGAGTGATTTCGTCGTATCTTCAATCATTTTATATGTTTCATCCGTTGTAGCGAGCCCGCGAATGATCTCAACAAGCTTCATGACCGGTACCGGGTTCATGAAATGCATTCCAATCACTTTTTCCGGACGATTTGTCGCCGCTGCGATTTCTGTAATCGGTAACGATGATGTATTCGTCGCAAGAATTGCATGTTCGGGAGCGATTTCATCAAGATGCGAGAAGAGCTTGCTTTTGATGTCAATATTTTCCACAACCGCTTCGACGACAAGGTCGACATCCGATGCGTTATTCAAATCAGTAGAAAGTGTCAAACGGCTTATAACCGCATCCGCCGCTTCTCTCGTCATCCGCTCTTTTTCCACTTGTCGGTTCATGTTCTTCGTTATATAAGCCATTCCTTTTTGTACAATATCTTCTTTCAAGTCATGTAAAACCACGTTGAAATCCGCTTGAGCGAAAACCTGTGCGATTCCTGCTCCCATCTGTCCTGCTCCGACTACCATTACTTTTTTGATTTGCATGTGGATCCTCCTCGTTTATTGCTTTTCTACTTCGACCATGACAGCATCGCCTTGACCACCGCCGCTGCAAATGGCTGCGATTCCGATTCCACCGCCGCGACGTTTCAATTCATGGATTAACGTGATGATGATTCTTGCTCCGCTTGCCCCGATCGGGTGACCGAGTGCGACCGCACCACCGTTGACGTTCACTTTTTCTGCGTCAAGCTCTGCGATTTGCGAGCTGACAAGAGCTACTGCGGCAAATGCTTCGTTCACTTCGAACAGGTCGATTTCCTCTAATGATTTTTCTGTCTTCTTTAAAAGTTCGTTGATTACAACACCCGGTGTTTGCGGGAAGTTTTCAGGTTCCATCGCGATCGCTGTATGCCCAAGGATCGTCGCCATCACTTGTTTGCCTTCTTTCTTCGCACGTTCTTCTGACATGAGAACGAGCGCTCCTGCACCATCGTTGACACCAGGTGCATTGCCGGCTGTGATCGAGCCTTGTGGGTCGAAAACCGGCTTCAGGTTTCCAAGTCGTTCGACTGTCGTGTCTTTTCGCGGTGCTTCATCTTGCTCAACGACGAGCTGATCACCTTTACGCTGCGGTACTTCCACCGTTACGATCTCTTCTGATAGCTTTCCCTCTTCAATTGCTGATACAGCACGTTGATGGCTGCGGTAAGCCCACTCATCCTGTTTTTCTCTCGTCAGACCGAATTCGTTGGCTGTCGAGTTGCCGTAATTCCCCATGTGAACACCTTTGAAGGAACATGTGAGGCCGTCAGAAACCATCGAATCGACGACTTTCGCATCACCCATCCGCAACCCCCAGCGTGCTTTCGGCATCATATACGGAGCATTGCTCATCGACTCCATACCGCCTGCAACGA includes:
- the meaB gene encoding methylmalonyl Co-A mutase-associated GTPase MeaB is translated as MHDLAKKIVEKDVRALARGISFLENDHPDKLTILKELHDQGKGAHIIGITGSPGAGKSSLVNRFIQFLRSKNLTIGIVAVDPTSPFSGGALLGDRVRMSEHFTDPGVYIRSMGTRGSLGGLARTTKETVRMMDAYGFDVILVETVGVGQSELDIMKVADTTAVVLNPGSGDVVQVFKAGIMEIADLFIINKADLPGVSKLMTEIEGMLDLVKHDADYRPPIAKTISTQNKGLEDVWELARKHLQYLEESGEGKRKKTCILQDEVLEVVHYELMKKIEQDQLDGDWREQIERREIDPYTAAANILLELNIGKKER
- a CDS encoding acyl-CoA dehydrogenase, giving the protein MQFQLSEEHEMLRKMVRDFAKNEVEPTAAERDEEERFDRSLFDQMAELGLTGIPWPEEYGGIGSDYMSYVIAVEELSRVCASTGVTLSAHTSLAGWPVYKFGTEEQKQKFLRPMAEGKKLGAYGLTEPGSGSDAAKMKTTAHLDGDEYVLNGSKIFITNGGDAEIYVVFAVTDAEKKHKGISAFIVEKGTPGFSFGKKEKKLGIRSSPTLEIIFEDCRVPVENRLGEEGEGFKIAMQTLDGGRNGIAAQAVGIAQGALDASTSYAKERQQFGKPIGLQQGIGFKLADMATKVEAARLLTYQAAWRESEGMPYGKESAMSKLFAGDIAMEVTTEAVQVYGGYGYTKDYPVERYMRDAKITQIYEGTNEIQRLVISRMLLAD
- a CDS encoding acyl-CoA dehydrogenase, yielding MNLRFTEEQEMMRKMVRDFAEAEIRPILEEMDEKDEFPRAVIDKMGELGLMGIPIPEEYGGAGMDFTSYIIAINELSRVSATVGVILSVHTSVGTNPIYYFGTEEQKKKYVPKLAGGQYLGAFGLTEPSAGSDAGGLKTRAVRDGDHYILNGSKVFITNTGEADVYIVFASTDPGEGSRGIAAFIVEKDTPGFEVGKKEKKMGLNGSNTSQLIFEDCRIPVENRLGEEGMGFKIAMANLDIGRIGIAAQALGIAEAALEYSTVYAKERQQFGKPIGLQQGVGFKLADMATHVEGAKLMTYKAANLKSLGKPCGKDASMAKLFASTIATKAAIEAVQVHGGYGYTKEYPVERLFRDAKVCEIYEGTSEIQRLVISKHLMNS
- a CDS encoding 3-hydroxybutyryl-CoA dehydrogenase; its protein translation is MQIKKVMVVGAGQMGAGIAQVFAQADFNVVLHDLKEDIVQKGMAYITKNMNRQVEKERMTREAADAVISRLTLSTDLNNASDVDLVVEAVVENIDIKSKLFSHLDEIAPEHAILATNTSSLPITEIAAATNRPEKVIGMHFMNPVPVMKLVEIIRGLATTDETYKMIEDTTKSLNKVPVEVNDFPGFVSNRVLMPMINEAIYTVYEGVAEPEAIDEVMKLGMNHPMGPLTLADFIGLDTCLYIMETLHEGFGDDKYRPCPLLRKYVKAGWLGKKTGKGFYEYN
- a CDS encoding acetyl-CoA C-acetyltransferase, translating into MGKTVIVSGVRTPFGKFGGALSSLTAPQLGGVAIKEALVRAGISPKDVDEVIMGSVLQAGQGQIPSRQAANYANIPWEVKTETINKVCASGLRSVTLADQIIRAGDEEVIVAGGMESMSNAPYMMPKARWGLRMGDAKVVDSMVSDGLTCSFKGVHMGNYGNSTANEFGLTREKQDEWAYRSHQRAVSAIEEGKLSEEIVTVEVPQRKGDQLVVEQDEAPRKDTTVERLGNLKPVFDPQGSITAGNAPGVNDGAGALVLMSEERAKKEGKQVMATILGHTAIAMEPENFPQTPGVVINELLKKTEKSLEEIDLFEVNEAFAAVALVSSQIAELDAEKVNVNGGAVALGHPIGASGARIIITLIHELKRRGGGIGIAAICSGGGQGDAVMVEVEKQ